One Rhineura floridana isolate rRhiFlo1 chromosome 14, rRhiFlo1.hap2, whole genome shotgun sequence genomic region harbors:
- the COPS2 gene encoding COP9 signalosome complex subunit 2 isoform X2, with product MSDMEDDFMCDDEEDYDLEYSEDSNSEPNVDLENQYYNSKALKEDDPKAALSSFQKVLELEGEKGEWGFKALKQMIKINFKLTNFPEMMNRYKQLLTYIRSAVTRNYSEKSINSILDYISTSKQMDLLQEFYETTLEALKDAKNDRLWFKTNTKLGKLYLEREEYGKLQKILRQLHQSCQTDDGEDDLKKGTQLLEIYALEIQMYTAQKNNKKLKALYEQSLHIKSAIPHPLIMGVIRECGGKMHLREGEFEKAHTDFFEAFKNYDESGSPRRTTCLKYLVLANMLMKSGINPFDSQEAKPYKNDPEILAMTNLVSAYQNNDIAEFEKILKTNHSNIMDDPFIREHIEELLRNIRTQVLIKLIKPYTRIHIPFISKELNIDVADVESLLVQCILDNTIHGRIDQVNQLLELDHQKRGGARYTALDKWTNQLNSLNQAVVSKLA from the exons ATGTCTGACATGGAGGATGATTTCATGTGCGATGATGAGGAGGACTATGACCTG GAATATTCTGAAGACAGCAACTCAGAACCGAATGTAGATTTGGAGAATCAGTATTACAACTCTAAAGCCCTGAAGGAAGATGACCCCAAAGCAGCACTCAGCAGTTTTCAGAAG gtttTGGAGCTTGAAGGTGAAAAGGGAGAATGGGGATTCAAAGCATTAAAAcagatgataaaaataaatttcaaattG ACTAACTTTCCTGAAATGATGAACAGATATAAACAGCTATTGACATACATAAGGAGTGCGGTTACAAGGAATTATTCTGAAAAATCCATCAATTCTATTCTGGATTATATCTCCACTTCCAAGCAG ATGGATTTGCTTCAGGAATTTTATGAGACAACACTTGAAGCTCTGAAAGATGCTAAAAATGATAGATTGTGGTTTAAGACAAACACAAAG CTTGGTAAATTATATTTAGAACGAGAAGAATATGGAAAACTACAGAAGATTTTGCGCCAGCTCCATCAGTCATGTCAG ACTGATGATGGAGAAGACGACCTTAAAAAAGGCACCCAGCTATTGGAAATCTATGCTTTGGAAATTCAAATGTATACAGCacagaaaaataacaaaaaactTAAAGCACTATATGAACAGTCATTGCACATCAAGTCTGCTATCCCTCATCCACTGATCATGGGGGTCATCAGAG AATGTGGTGGTAAAATGCACCTAAGAGAAGGTGAATTTGAAAAGGCACATACTGATTTTTTTGAAGCGTTCAAGAATTATGATGAATCAGGGAGTCCAAGAAGAACCACTTGCTTAAAATATTTGGTCCTAGCAAATATGTTGATGAAGTCTGGAATAAACCCATTTGATTCTCAGGAG gcaaaaccatacaaaaatgaTCCAGAGATTCTAGCAATGACAAATTTAGTAAG TGCCTATCAGAATAATGACATCGCTGAATTTGAGAAGATTCTGAAGACAAATCACAGTAACATCATGGACGATCCCTTCATAAGGGAACACATTGAAG AACTTTTGCGAAACATCCGAACACAAGTGCTTATAAAATTAATTAAGCCTTACACAAGAATacatattccttttatttctaAG GAGTTAAACATAGATGTAGCTGATGTGGAGAGCTTGCTTGTGCAGTGTATACTGGATAA CACTATTCATGGCCGAATTGATCAAGTCAATCAACTCCTTGAGCTGGATCATCAGAAGAGGGGTGGAGCACGGTATACTGCATTAGATAAATGGACCAACCAACTAAATTCTCTGAATCAGGCAGTAGTCAGCAAGCTGGCTTAG
- the COPS2 gene encoding COP9 signalosome complex subunit 2 isoform X1 codes for MSDMEDDFMCDDEEDYDLEYSEDSNSEPNVDLENQYYNSKALKEDDPKAALSSFQKVLELEGEKGEWGFKALKQMIKINFKLTNFPEMMNRYKQLLTYIRSAVTRNYSEKSINSILDYISTSKQNSDFLCQMDLLQEFYETTLEALKDAKNDRLWFKTNTKLGKLYLEREEYGKLQKILRQLHQSCQTDDGEDDLKKGTQLLEIYALEIQMYTAQKNNKKLKALYEQSLHIKSAIPHPLIMGVIRECGGKMHLREGEFEKAHTDFFEAFKNYDESGSPRRTTCLKYLVLANMLMKSGINPFDSQEAKPYKNDPEILAMTNLVSAYQNNDIAEFEKILKTNHSNIMDDPFIREHIEELLRNIRTQVLIKLIKPYTRIHIPFISKELNIDVADVESLLVQCILDNTIHGRIDQVNQLLELDHQKRGGARYTALDKWTNQLNSLNQAVVSKLA; via the exons ATGTCTGACATGGAGGATGATTTCATGTGCGATGATGAGGAGGACTATGACCTG GAATATTCTGAAGACAGCAACTCAGAACCGAATGTAGATTTGGAGAATCAGTATTACAACTCTAAAGCCCTGAAGGAAGATGACCCCAAAGCAGCACTCAGCAGTTTTCAGAAG gtttTGGAGCTTGAAGGTGAAAAGGGAGAATGGGGATTCAAAGCATTAAAAcagatgataaaaataaatttcaaattG ACTAACTTTCCTGAAATGATGAACAGATATAAACAGCTATTGACATACATAAGGAGTGCGGTTACAAGGAATTATTCTGAAAAATCCATCAATTCTATTCTGGATTATATCTCCACTTCCAAGCAG AATTCTGATTTTTTATGTCAGATGGATTTGCTTCAGGAATTTTATGAGACAACACTTGAAGCTCTGAAAGATGCTAAAAATGATAGATTGTGGTTTAAGACAAACACAAAG CTTGGTAAATTATATTTAGAACGAGAAGAATATGGAAAACTACAGAAGATTTTGCGCCAGCTCCATCAGTCATGTCAG ACTGATGATGGAGAAGACGACCTTAAAAAAGGCACCCAGCTATTGGAAATCTATGCTTTGGAAATTCAAATGTATACAGCacagaaaaataacaaaaaactTAAAGCACTATATGAACAGTCATTGCACATCAAGTCTGCTATCCCTCATCCACTGATCATGGGGGTCATCAGAG AATGTGGTGGTAAAATGCACCTAAGAGAAGGTGAATTTGAAAAGGCACATACTGATTTTTTTGAAGCGTTCAAGAATTATGATGAATCAGGGAGTCCAAGAAGAACCACTTGCTTAAAATATTTGGTCCTAGCAAATATGTTGATGAAGTCTGGAATAAACCCATTTGATTCTCAGGAG gcaaaaccatacaaaaatgaTCCAGAGATTCTAGCAATGACAAATTTAGTAAG TGCCTATCAGAATAATGACATCGCTGAATTTGAGAAGATTCTGAAGACAAATCACAGTAACATCATGGACGATCCCTTCATAAGGGAACACATTGAAG AACTTTTGCGAAACATCCGAACACAAGTGCTTATAAAATTAATTAAGCCTTACACAAGAATacatattccttttatttctaAG GAGTTAAACATAGATGTAGCTGATGTGGAGAGCTTGCTTGTGCAGTGTATACTGGATAA CACTATTCATGGCCGAATTGATCAAGTCAATCAACTCCTTGAGCTGGATCATCAGAAGAGGGGTGGAGCACGGTATACTGCATTAGATAAATGGACCAACCAACTAAATTCTCTGAATCAGGCAGTAGTCAGCAAGCTGGCTTAG